A stretch of Episyrphus balteatus chromosome 2, idEpiBalt1.1, whole genome shotgun sequence DNA encodes these proteins:
- the LOC129908390 gene encoding FGGY carbohydrate kinase domain-containing protein, whose translation MPRIYFVGVDVGTSSARAALVSSDGKVLKQTIRPIKTWNPQQDHFEQSSDDIWNSVAFCVADVVQNIPKEEIVALSFDATCSLVILGKDGEPLSVSANGNPEQNVILWMDHRATVETEFINSTKHELLNYVGGQVSVEMEMPKLLWLKKNRNISTWNKMWRAFDLPDFLTWRSTGCDTRSLCSVVCKWNYDAIGGSWSKDFLTDIQLEDLCRNDFEIIGKTVCDPGTAVGKGLTEEAAEAFNLLPGTIVGTSLIDAHAGALGMFGCNSGTGSESIEGKMALICGTSTCHMSMTRELCPAKGVWGPYKNAIIPNFFLNEGGQSATGFLLDYVIKTHPRYEDISNKLLGRNIHSYLHKVLDKMTKERDLEDSCFLTKDLHVWPDFHGNRSPIADSTLKGMISGLNMTTDEESLAVLYLAFVQALGYGTRHIMDNLIKYKRPKFTTLLFCGGLAKNLLYTQSHADICNLPVIIPDEQEMVLVGSAMLGACAAKVYPTLEAASAAMGGTGTILKPNEDTIEYHNKKYRIFLKMLNDQRDYKIIMNS comes from the exons ATGCCTAGAATATACTTTGTCGGTGTAGACGTGGGTACGTCAAGTGCAAGAGCTGCTCTAGTTTCGTCCGATGGTAAAGTTCTCAAGCAGACAATTAGACCGATTAAAACATGGAATCCTCAGCAAGATCATTTTGAGCAGTCTTCAGATGATATTTGGAACTCGGTTGCATTTTGTGTAGCG GATGTCGTCCAAAATATTCCCAAAGAAGAAATAGTTGCACTTTCATTCGATGCAACTTGTTCACTCGTCATACTTGGCAAAGACGGTGAGCCACTTTCAGTCAGTGCAAATGGCAATCCAGAGCAAAATGTTATCCTTTGGATGGATCATCGAGCAACTGTCGAAACCGAATTTATAAACTCAACAAAGCATGAATTGCTTAATTATGTTGGTGGCCAAGTTTCTGTCGAAATGGAAATGCCTAAATTATTATGGTTGAAAAAGAATCGCAACATTTCCACATGGAATAAAATGTGGCGAGCATTTGATTTGCCAGATTTTCTAACCTGGCGTAGTACTGGTTGTGATACAAGATCTCTGTGTTCGGTGGTTTGTAAATGGAATTATGATGCTATTGGTGGTTCATGGTCTAAGGATTTTCTTACTGATATTCAGTTGGAAGATTTGTGtcgaaatgattttgaaattattgGGAAAACTGTATGTGATCCAGGCACAGCCGTTGGCAAGGGTCTGACTGAAGAAGCTGCAGAGGCTTTCAATCTTTTGCCAGGAACAATTGTTGGAACATCATTAATCGATGCACATGCTGGAGCTTTGGGAATGTTTGGCTGTAATAGTGGAACTGGATCGGAATCGATTGAGGGAAAAATGGCACTGATTTGTGGAACATCTACATGCCACATGAGCATGACTCGAGAATTGTGCCCAGCTAAAGGTGTTTGGGGACCTTACAAAAATGCTATTATACCGAATTTCTTCTTGAACGAAGGTGGACAGAGTGCTACGGGATTTTTATTGGATTATGTTATTAAAACACATCCACGTTATGAAGATATTAGCAATAAACTATTGGGaag GAATATACATTCATATCTCCATAAGGTGCTAGATAAAATGACCAAGGAACGTGATTTGGAGGACAGTTGTTTTCTAACCAAAGATTTACATGTTTGGCCCGATTTCCATGGAAATCGTTCACCAATCGCAGACTCAACTCTCAAAGGAATG ATCTCTGGCCTAAACATGACCACCGACGAAGAAAGTTTAGCTGTGCTTTATCTCGCTTTCGTACAAGCTTTAGGg TATGGAACAAGGCATATCATGGACAACCTAATAAAATATAAGAGGCCGAAATTTACCACCTTGCTATTCTGTGGTGGATTAGCTAAAAATCTTCTTTACACTCAGAGCCATGCTGATATTTGTAATTTACCAGTTATTATCCCAGATGAACAGGAAATGGTTTTGGTGGGATCAGCAATGTTGGGAGCTTGTGCTGCCAAAGTCTATCCCACATTGGAG GCTGCTTCTGCTGCAATGGGTGGCACAGGAACTATTCTTAAACCAAATGAAGACACTATCGAGTATCACAATAAAAAGTatcgaatttttttgaaaatgttaaacgATCAACGTGACTATAAAATTATCATgaatagttaa
- the LOC129908391 gene encoding mitochondrial E3 ubiquitin protein ligase 1, protein MDFIQEGIALGVDLLILGMCFKEYYNYKKTVNNLKNAPQVPIDADLKKLLESKKDNKLPYAVIRGTVIPIGVPIRSVMSPSVTGVVQVIKLSEHRVARGFAGFWTEQRRIIHVSSNEMPFQLKNGDYGVEIVDGLSAEILDMDVVYDNYEPSSLSFFDHIFGFFSGVRQKGLQTTEEVLRDGSFITAVGEIELDGKTIRMQPSSTAPLFLTTSTKSTLIKKFEEAKSSMAVKIFICSTITAVLVGIIARKIYLKKKQERDERKIKETLDNERRKRRAKTRPQNLTPEQLCVVCSTNPKEVIMLPCGHVCICEDCSEKITVTCPVCRTKILSKAAAFIS, encoded by the exons ATGGATTTTATACAAGAAGGTATTGCCTTAGGAGTTGATCTCCTAATACTTGGAATGTGCTTCAAAGAATATTACAATTACAAGAAAACAGTCAATAATTTAAAg AATGCTCCCCAAGTACCAATCGATGCTGATCTGAAAAAACTTTTAGAAAGCAAAAAAGACAATAAACTTCCATATGCCGTGATTCGAGGCACGGTTATTCCGATCGGGGTACCCATTCGTAGTGTTATGTCACCATCCGTGACGGGTGTAGTCCAAGTGATAAAGTTGAG TGAACATCGTGTAGCTCGAGGATTTGCTGGCTTTTGGACAGAACAACGTCGAATAATTCATGTCTCTTCCAATGAGATGCCATTCCAATTGAAAAATGGTGATTATGGTGTTGAAATTGTCGATGGACTATCTGCGGAAATCCTCGATATGGATGTTGTTTATGACAACTATGAACCATCTTCGTTGTCATTCTTCGATCATATTTTTGGGTTCTTTTCTGGGGTTCGTCAGAAGGGACTACAAACAACTGAAGAAGTTCTCAGGGATGGTAGTTTTATAACAGCTGTGGGGGAAATCGAATTAGATGGCAAGACAATAAGAATGCAACCTTCTTCAACAGCTCCACTCTTTCTTACAACTTCGACCAAGTCGACATTAATTAAGAAATTTGAAGAAGCTAAATCTTCAATGGC ggtaaaaatatttatttgcagTACGATAACTGCAGTCCTTGTTGGTATAATTGCTCGAAAAATCTACTtgaaaaagaaacaagaaagagatgagagaaaaattaaagaaacacTTGACAACGAAAGACGAAAACGACGTGCGAAAACACGACCTCAAAATCTTACCCCAGAACAACTGTGTGTTGTTTGCTCGACAAATCCCAAAGAG gTCATAATGCTTCCATGTGGTCATGTTTGCATCTGTGAAGATTGTTCTGAAAAAATCACAGTAACATGCCCAGTTTGTCGCACAAAAATTCTAAGCAAAGCTGCTGCTTTCATATCATAA
- the LOC129908392 gene encoding uncharacterized protein LOC129908392 yields the protein MSHMSHQIPMMSRETNLCVERQQAGLICETCELLATCVKMSHGYLTVPVETCDTEKGFYCNVNLGACSNVTGPCHPFGYEGNFVCTSQGVFPDPYDCQKYHMCYVAGTTLVSANIECGGDKAYNVETGECTLSITDEVCNLMQYECPRVGHSAAWPNNKNLFYICKATTNDETRVLYPTLYRCGANEVFDGVDCVAEENAGSAKPVTVKPTRPSGSINNSVTVLPTTSSDLECTKAGLLADPEDCRSYYYCSGIRGTKKRTTCPQGTYFNTGVASCTIGSC from the coding sequence ATGAGTCATATGAGTCATCAAATTCCGATGATGTCACGTGAAACTAACCTTTGTGTGGAGCGTCAACAAGCTGGTTTAATTTGTGAGACATGTGAGTTGTTGGCAACTTGTGTCAAAATGTCCCATGGCTATCTCACAGTTCCTGTTGAAACGTGTGATACCGAAAAAGGATTCTATTGTAATGTGAACCTTGGAGCTTGTTCTAATGTCACCGGACCATGTCATCCATTTGGATATGAGGGAAATTTTGTGTGCACTTCGCAAGGAGTTTTTCCTGATCCTTATGATTGTCAAAAGTATCACATGTGCTATGTCGCTGGAACGACATTAGTTTCAGCAAATATCGAATGTGGTGGCGACAAAGCTTACAATGTCGAAACTGGAGAATGTACTTTATCGATCACAGATGAAGTGTGCAATTTAATGCAGTATGAATGTCCTCGTGTGGGGCATTCAGCTGCCTggccaaataacaaaaatttattttatatctgcAAAGCTACTACGAATGATGAAACACGAGTTTTATATCCCACACTTTATCGTTGTGGTGCGAACGAAGTTTTCGATGGAGTTGATTGTGTGGCAGAGGAAAATGCTGGAAGTGCTAAACCTGTCACAGTTAAACCAACTAGACCATCTGGAAGTATTAATAACTCGGTAACTGTTTTGCCAACAACCAGTTCTGATTTAGAATGTACTAAGGCGGGACTTTTAGCTGATCCCGAAGATTGCCGATCTTACTATTATTGTTCTGGGATACGAGGAACTAAGAAACGTACAACTTGCCCTCAAGGAACTTATTTCAATACAGGTGTAGCGTCGTGTACAATTGGtagttgttaa
- the LOC129908393 gene encoding uncharacterized protein LOC129908393, translated as MKQLVICFIFSTVLLGFAQTQSIHDEACNKIKKQGVASCFDRSTLGFCMLVADEWRAIEAATCESRLCCNAKLMGCTMDADCTDELTTAPTTSTEKPSVDCVIGQLRKHESDCKKFYYCSNKIWVESVCSAGVFDENRMSCAFGSCNN; from the exons ATGAAACAATTggtcatttgttttattttttcaacg GTCCTTTTAGGATTCGCACAAACTCAAAGTATTCACGATGAAGCgtgcaacaaaattaaaaaacaaggtgtAGCGTCATGTTTTGACCGAAGCACTTTGGGCTTTTGCATGCTGGTTGCAGATGAATGGCGAGCAATTGAAGCAGCTACTTGTGAATCAAGATTGTGTTGCAATGCCAAATTAATGGGATGCACCATGGATGCTGACTGCACCGATGAATTGACAACAGCTCCAACAACAAGTACAGAGAAACCCTCTGTTGATTGTGTAATTGGGCAATTAAGGAAACACGAAAGTGATTgcaaaaagttttattattgtTCGAACAAGATTTGGGTAGAAAGTGTATGTTCGGCTGGTGTTTTTGATGAGAATCGAATGTCGTGTGCCTTTGGAAGTTGTAATAACTAG
- the LOC129908394 gene encoding protein yellow has product MWVKLVIPILLATSAACHEHSPTPYGLLPTDGLFPPQPSIQWTGGQFDFPCPSVKSLFKSSGKFIGKNIIATRAQIVKDNVFLALPRYRHGVPATLVKTVIKPGTCTTSFVPFPCWNMQEEGNCKALQSVVDLFVDPNEILWVLDTGIVNTLETPIRRCPPKVVAMSIKTGKVLKVIPLDGLTAANSRLQYLAVDYGADGGCYVYISDAANRAIIVYNIQLDRGFRVVLPKAVSAGSRARDVLYVALVRQDCGSTVLYFTYLGSKKMFAIKTDYLRTGCADGRIMDVGLKPARIVIIGTDNGSAIFFRHEGESEVYRWDTVTPFLEANFKAVYRCPTCQLATHAIPDYKRNTMRVLQSNFPDYMQNTMGCGATQQLSVMQGCW; this is encoded by the exons ATGTGGGTTAAGTTGGTTATTCCCATCCTTCTGGCAACTTCCGCTGCCTGTCATGAACACTCACCCACACCATACGGCCTCTTGCCAACTGACGGACTCTTCCCGCCCCAACCCAGCATCCAATGGACCGGTGGACAGTTCGATTTTCCTTGCCCATCTGTAAAATCTTTGTTCAAGAGTTCCGGCAAGTTCATTGGCAAGAACATAATCGCAACAAGGGCGCAAATTGTTAAAGACAATGTGTTCCTAGCTCTCCCACGCTATCGACATGGTGTTCCTGCTACCCTTGTGAAAACAGTCATCAAACCAGGCACTTGTACCACATCGTTCGTCCCCTTCCCATGTTGGAACATGCAAGAGGAGGGAAATTGCAAAGCCCTTCAATCAGTTGTCGATTTGTTTGTTGATCCCAATGAGATTTTGTGGGTGTTGGACACTGGAATTGTGAATACTTTAGAGACACCCATTCGACGCTGTCCACCCAAAGTGGTGGCAATGAGCATCAAGACCGGCAAGGTTCTTAAGGTCATCCCATTGGACGGACTAACTGCAGCCAATTCCCGGTTACAATATCTAGCTGTGGACTATGGAGCAGATGGAGGATGCTATGTGTACATAAGTGATGCTGCAAATCGGGCCATAATAGTTTACAACATTCAACTTGATCGTGGCTTTAGAGTAGTCTTGCCAAAGGCTGTGTCAGCTGGAAGTCGTGCACGTGATGTTCTTTATGTGGCACTTGTCCGCCAGGACTGTGGTTCGACTGTGCTTTACTTCACGTATCTGGGTTCGAAGAAAATGTTCGCCATCAAAACGGATTACCTTCGTACAGGGTGTGCCGATGGAAGGATTATGG ATGTAGGTCTGAAGCCAGCACGAATAGTTATTATTGGAACGGATAATGGGTCAGCAATATTCTTCCGACACGAAGGCGAATCGGAAGTGTATCGCTGGGATACGGTGACCCCATTTTTGGAAGCTAATTTCAAAGCGGTGTATCGTTGTCCGACGTGTCAGTTAGCCACACATGCTATACCCGATTATAAGCGGAATACAATGCGTGTATTGCAGAGTAATTTCCCTGACTATATGCAGAACACGATGGGATGCGGTGCAACTCAACAGTTATCAGTCATGCAAGGGTGTTGGTAG